In Chloroflexota bacterium, a genomic segment contains:
- a CDS encoding NAD(P)H-dependent oxidoreductase subunit E: MVKSSGGLEATLLYEKYHDQIESTLAKYPADQKRSAVMPLLYLAQSEYGYVTKEAMEEVAAILEIEPTQVASIVGFYSLYYDHQAGQHRIQICTDLPCALRGADKFAEDLCKKFGVKLGETTKDGQFTIEGVMCLAACDKAPMFQVQNKDGIFYHENQTVESAAAMMEEYRTKTK; the protein is encoded by the coding sequence GTATCACGATCAAATTGAATCAACTCTGGCAAAATATCCCGCCGATCAGAAACGATCGGCGGTTATGCCGCTTTTGTACCTCGCGCAATCGGAGTATGGCTATGTGACGAAAGAGGCGATGGAGGAAGTGGCGGCTATTTTGGAGATTGAGCCGACTCAAGTGGCCTCCATCGTCGGCTTCTATTCGCTCTACTACGATCATCAGGCAGGCCAGCATCGTATTCAAATCTGCACCGACCTGCCGTGCGCCCTGCGCGGGGCTGACAAGTTTGCTGAAGACTTGTGCAAGAAGTTTGGCGTGAAGCTGGGCGAGACGACGAAAGACGGCCAGTTTACCATTGAGGGCGTGATGTGCCTCGCCGCTTGCGACAAAGCGCCGATGTTCCAGGTACAGAACAAGGACGGCATTTTCTACCACGAGAACCAGACGGTGGAATCGGCGGCGGCGATGATGGAAGAGTACAGGACGAAGACGAAATAA